One stretch of Toxoplasma gondii ME49 chromosome XI, whole genome shotgun sequence DNA includes these proteins:
- a CDS encoding WD domain, G-beta repeat-containing protein (encoded by transcript TGME49_310310), which produces MANTNTLLLPSSSSSSSSSSSSSSSSSSSSSSSSSSSSSAVSPLDSVVLVPEEESFLDPEHCVDAALAVPASEVDDDASMDDDDASMDEDEEGEDAGFPDAPPGCRWVIETPEGEFLDLPSASASSPFLLDEAARRLQAVCEGAEDAIVSGSVSPLRLGADRLVALGSCDDKCRLYLVPSLSRSLSGGASASPALLAPVAVLDEGKDTVSATAFSLDGRLLACGCFDGDVRIYSIPSSSPSSSPSSPPSSSSSSSSSSSSSSASSSSSGSSGSSASSSFASSSSALEASMLHHLKGPTADVTALAFHPRGYAVLAVSADQTAWVWLLPTSTEKRGSRAPAPVTLSVFVAGAPLTACAFGAEGKTCIVGAADGSVNVFEAKTGRALSAFLHPAFEPLAKAPGVCVRRPQTVGFGAGRQAGRAKKEEEEADNATPRGVATLRVFARPTAGRSAEKAQGDGGFGSGLEGLVCVGFEDGWIFLFNEKTGKAVFVSAAHTSSVEAVEFLPPEAETRETDPEEALAVAFFATRLERGLDGEKPETNAREAILTAAAVRAAWQGQLAQGCLLTAGLDGDLLVWNIAQRNVRAALSLSALSVASFASRSSSSVSPPLSKPAQTYEHDASEDPGRQERTDDQLFGKDEGVTRLCLHPGGLPIVAAGTTNGNVLLVDLRQGEAVGVWAAHETGAVMELLALEPHAAKGESEDACRGAEGLRLWPILSAGEDGLGKLWAVDVLEGARPGASRDAA; this is translated from the coding sequence ATGGCGAACACCAAcacccttcttcttccatcttcctcttcttcttcttcctcttcttcttcctcttcttcttcttcctcttcttcctcttcttcctcttcttcctcttcttcttctgctgtttctcctctggaTTCAGTGGTCCTCGTGCCGGAAGAAGAATCTTTTCTGGATCCTGAACACTGCGTTGATGCTGCTCTGGCGGTCCCAGCCAGCGAGGTCGACGACGACGCGTCAATGGACGACGACGATGCATCGatggacgaagacgaagaaggtgaggaCGCCGGATTTCCTGACGCCCCTCCAGGCTGTCGCTGGGTGATCGAAACACCGGAAGGCGAGTTCTTGGACctcccttctgcttctgcgtcttctccgtttctcctcgatgAGGCCGCGCGCCGTCTGCAAGCCGTTTGCGAGGGCGCAGAGGACGCGATCGTGTccggctctgtctctccactgcgACTGGGCGCAGAccgtctcgtcgctctcggctCCTGCGACGACAAATGTCGTCTCTAcctcgttccttctctctcgagaagCCTGTCGGGGggtgcgtctgcgtctcctgctcttctcgctcccgTCGCCGTTCTTGACGAAGGCAAGGACACCGTCTCCGCCactgccttctccctcgacgGACGTCTGCTTGCCTGTGGATGCTTCGATGGAGATGTTCGCATCTACTCTatcccctcttcttctccttcttcttctccctcttctcctccctcttcttcctcttcttcctcttcttcctcttcttcttcttctgcttcctcttcttcttctggttcttctggttcttctgcttcttcttcttttgcttcctcttcttcggcgctcgAGGCGTCAATGCTCCATCACTTGAAAGGCCCCACAGCGGATGTGACGGCGCTCGCGTTTCATCCGCGAGGCTACGCagtcctcgccgtctctgccGACCAGACCGCCTGGGTATGGCTGCTCCCCACCAGCACCGAGAAACGCGGATCGCGCGCTCCGGCGCCGGTGACTCTTTCGGTGTTTGTCGCGGGAGCCCCcttgactgcatgcgcgttcgGCGCAGAGGGCAAGACGTGTATTGTGGGCGCGGCGGACGGATCTGTGAACGTTTTCGAGGCGAAGACAGGCCGCgctctctccgcgtttctgcaCCCTGCGTTCGAACCTCTCGCAAAGGCTCCTGGAGTCTGCGTCCGACGGCCGCAGACCGTCGGCTTCGGAGCCGGGAGGCAGGCGGGAcgcgcgaaaaaagaagaagaagaagcggacaaCGCGACGCCGCGCGGCGTTGCGACGCTCAGGGTGTTCGCGAGGCCGACGGCGGGGAGGagtgcagagaaggcgcagggCGACGGAGGTTTCGGTTCAGGCCTCGAGGGCCTCGTCTGTGTCGGATTTGAAGACGGCTGGATCTTCCTCTTCaacgagaagacaggaaaagcGGTGTTCGTCTCGGCCGCACACACCAGCTCCGTTGAAGCTGTCGAGTTTCTCCCGCCAGAGGCCGAGACACGGGAGACCGACCCAGAGGAGgctctcgccgtcgcgtTCTTCGCGACGCGATTGGAGCGCGGACTCGACGGCGAGAAACCTGAGACAAACGCGCGAGAGGCCATCCTGACTGCCGCTGCGGTCCGCGCCGCTTGGCAGGGCCAACTGGCCCAGGGATGTCTTCTCACGGCAGGTCTCGACGGAGACCTTCTCGTCTGGAACATCGCGCAGCGGAACGTTCGCGctgccctttctctctctgcgctctcagttgcgtccttcgcttcgcgctcgtcctcgtccgtctcgcctcctctctcgaaGCCGGCCCAGACCTACGAGCACGACGCGAGCGAAGACCCAGGGCGGCAGGAACGGACAGACGACCAGCTGTTTGGGAAGGACGAAGGGGTGACGCGACTCTGTCTGCATCCGGGAGGACTCCCCATCGTCGCTGCCGGAACGACCAACGGAAACGTTCTGCTCGTCGACCTGCGGCAGGGCGAGGCTGTGGGCGTCTGGGCGGCACACGAGACGGGAGCAGTCATGGAGCTGCTGGCGCTCgagccgcatgcagcgaaaggcgagagtGAGGACGCCTGCAGAGGCGCCGAAGGCCTGAGGCTGTGGCCAATTCTCAGCGCCGGAGAAGACGGCCTCGGAAAACTCTGGGCGGTAGACGTCCTCGAAGGCGCGCGACCCGGTGCGAGTCGCGACGCTGCGTGA